The Lycium ferocissimum isolate CSIRO_LF1 chromosome 8, AGI_CSIRO_Lferr_CH_V1, whole genome shotgun sequence DNA segment actgcttttagccaaaagtacttttaaaaaaatactttttaaaataagctgtttttagaagcttggccaaatatgTTATTAGTCATTAATAAAATCGGTAAATAAATTTCATATACTAAATGATTAAGAAAAAGCAATTGCACGGAAATGTGGAATGCATATCACCACCCCAGAGTTACACGCTTTCTTCATGGTAATGTTAGTTGCTTTGTGTCGTAGACAACCAACAAAATGAGTAACTCattcaaaatataatataaagtgtTAGCCTTTATGCAACAAGCTGGAAAATTCTCCTAAAGTTAGGATATTAGTAgtatcatattatataaacctttttcttcttgaaaaGCTCAAAGGTAATAAAAGTGGAATTTTCCAACCAAAAAATAGATGGAAAAAGAACATAGAAtcttcaaaaaataataataaataaaagctTATAGTTTCTCGggatttgaaagaatttacTCCCTTTCCCTACTCTTTTTTATCCTTTCGGtatctttccttttatttattttggataTCTTGGGACCAGATTGCTAGGttaacattatttttctttccacGGTTTGATGAAATTTAATAATTAGAATTAGTATTCATGTTTTCGAATTTAAAGGATCTAAACTATTAAGAAGAATAATAACaggattattttaagtctttcCCAAACTTAAGAACCGTCTTTGCCATTTTCGAAAATTCAGAGaagtaaaacaacttttagAGTTGGACAAATAGACAAATCATAGGAGAGTTAATATGTTAAAGATATCCATTTGTTTCACATCAAATCAGAACTTGTAGTTGTCTATGTTCTGCTGTCGAATAATTAATAATCAATTCTGAAAAAGAGTGATGAACTCATTTTTATTCGATCATAGATTGGTCAAAGAAGGAGAGTCATCTTCCAACATCAAGTCCATTGTTCCTCAGCAGCTCGTGGTAGAGCGGTCGGCTCTTAATTGATTGATGTAGATTCGAATTCTATTTGGGGAGATTTTTTAGTTATCTCATTTCTGACCCAGCAGCCCTTGTTCttctcctttgtttctaaagTAGCACAATCGTAGGACATCGAAATCAGTAAGTTAATTGTtgattattaatttttattCCTCACTTTTGTATAGGTTAATTTGATTTGTTGTTGAGAGAAAAAATCATCCATCCTAAACAAGTGATCGCGAATCGAATCATAAGTATAAATTGACAGAGCAAAATTCTTCCTCTGATAAGCTTTACGCGATGCGAGTTTATATTAATCAAAATTTAGACAACCAaacaccaaaagaaaataataaaaaagataaacTTTCCAACGATTCCATGGCCAGAAAAACATTTTGCTGATGAAAATTAAAACCTAAACCAACATCAGCACATGGGTTAGTAAGCCACTAAAGTGGAAAATTAAAGCCATACAATTGGACAAATTCAATGAATGATTTATGCCACCTAAACGCATCGCGCTTATTAATTGAAACTTCAAAAAGTTTATTGTAGCTTTTGGgaaaccacccccccccccccccccgccccggGCCACTCTTTCTTGGAATATAATGAGATATAAAGTGGATTCTAGTTTGTAAAACCAAAGTTGATCTCATCCCCCCACTTAGTACTTTTCATTTCTGACAACAAACTCTGACATCAAAATCTTCATGGTAAAAAGAGCTTTTAGAACCTGCTTTTCTTACATCAAAATCTTCATGGTAAAAGAAACTGTAGAATctgcttttctttaaaaaaccaCAAAAATGTTTATTTCTACAATCATAGTGTTGAAATTATCTTGTGCACGCTTCGACTATTTTATTAAGTGTTTATTATCTTTCGTCAGCACATATATCACATCAAAATTTACACACCTATAATCACCCATTTTGTTGTCGTTATTGGGATTCAGAACAATTTTAATCTTTCATACAATAATTTTTATCTCACTTCTTTAATCATTATGCCACCCCGCAGAATATAGTTATCCAAAAAGTGCACGAATTGTGTCTTATTCATCTTTAACCAACTTTATGAAGTGGTTAAGTAATCTATATATCTAGTAGTATTTGCATTACATCATGAAATTAGCTTAAGATTATCAAACATTGAATTTTGTGGGAGAAAAGTTTGTCATTTAGATAACAATTTTGAAGGGTATCTTAAAAGTAGTATCAATATAACTATAAAAGGCTTTACTAATTGAGATAGTTATAGTTgcatttaattaataatttacacAAAATCCCCAATACAGTTTCCTGTCAAAATCGACGGATTAAACGTGTCAACCCAATAGATAGTGGTCGGTCCATATTGCAATagaatcattattattatcttgtttggttatttaatttattaatcCACCTCCTCTCCAATCCCCCAAGCCCACCTCCCAAAATGCTAAATAACGTTTGTTTTTTCAATCATTTCAGTAATTAAACAATTCTAACTAATTATCAAGTATCAATACTAAACACTCAAGGACGTAGTTTAACGTCAATGAAGTgaagaaaaatcatgaaaaattataattcagacAAAAGATAATACGTAGCAAGTTATTATTTATCATCTGCCTTGATTGTAGTAGGCATAGTAATAGCCCGTCATCATCAGTAATAATGTAATGATATTTAATGAAATAGTTCAGATGCACATAAATTGATtcaacaatttttattttaagaaaataataatatacgaAGCTGATGTTGCCACGATCATACGCGATAACATTTGCTTAGTACAGCCTAACCAATTAGTGTGCCCAAAAAGGAGccaaaagaaaaagactttTCTAACCAGtgcactagaaaaaaaaatatgcataaaTTAATAGACACTAAATTCTTCACTGAAATTGAAGACTCAATAACACTGTACTTATCTTCTGACTGAAacccataacttttttttttccctttattttaatcaattttCCCATAAGGAGATGACGATATTCACAAGAAAAAGTACACtggaaaataaagggaaaaaaataggAAATAGCTATCATGAGCAGACGATCAATAACTTGTCTTTTGAAATAGGATAGACATTTAATTTTACAACAATCAATAACTTGTCTCTTGAAATAGGATAGACATTCAATTTTCCAACAAGTGGAAGAAAATTTAGAAGGTTATGGAACTATATGAAACACATGAATATCAAGATTACAGCTAAGGACCAACTTACTAATAATAGAATTAGAATATATTCGTAGCCACTAAATTATTGGTCTTTGAAATTTGCTgtttctcctcctcctcttcttcctcttattcttcttcttttacaCAGAGAATTTGATTTGATCTTTCACCAAAATAAAAGCAATCCCAAGAAGAATCCACTGATCAAAAGTGAAAATCCACTAGAAAAGCTCCTTTTTGCACCATCAACGTTATGGTCAACGGGGTACAAATCCCCTGGTGGACCAGTCATATAGATATATTGTGAATTTGGAGAAGAGGGAACAttttcaccaccaccacctcctCCTCCGCCGCAACCATCGGAACAAGGAGGAGGAGGGCAGTTATAGCCGCTTGGCGGTTTCTTTGGTGGTGGCGGTGATGGTGGTGGCAAATCTGgtggaggtggtggtggtgaaggtggaggtggtggtggtgaaggTGGATTACAAGGTTTGTCACAAGGACAACCTCCACACTTGCTCTCACCCTCATCGAGTTTTCGTGGATTCAATCCATTGGCTATATGTATAGCCAccacaaaaaataagaaaaaaatcacGAATCGCGACATGTTCAGAGGCCTGTTGGTGAATGTGTGAATTTCTTATTCTTCCTTAGAAGAGAGATATTATGTTAAGTAGTGAGAAGTGAGAGGaattggaaggaaagaaaagtgTATTGGAGAAATGAGAGGGAGCTTGTTTGTTACACTTCTTGAGAATATTGCATGGAGGTTGCAAGAGAACGGAATTTAAGTTGTTGGTTTTGAGTATTTTGTTGTGGGGGCGGGGGCGGCTGTTATGAAATGGAAGAAACCAaacagaaaattgaagaaaaaaactaTAACTCTTATATCCATTCTTGTATTGGAAAATACtacatctctatttatagagaaatagagaataaataaaagaaaatatattattttccttatacatactaaactaaaaggaaattaacaaacaacaacaacatatttaaAGCAGAATCCTACATGCAAAGCTTATGAAAGCGTAGGTACAGACGCAAATCATATCTCTACCTTTTATGAGGAGTATATGATGATTCTTGGAGATCCCTACTAAAAGAAACGTAGCCAATGCAggacgcaaaaaaaaaaaaaaaaaaaaaaaggaggaaagtaAACATTATATTCCTAGACTAAAGAGAGAGTAAATATTATACCATTGATATAAATCATAAAATGTAACCCAGTTAAATTCCAAAGAAGaggtggggggtggggtggttGTTACATTAGATTAGAGTAATAGAAGAGTGATGATGACGTGTCTCTTATATGCGTGGGATTTATTGGCTTAATCTATAAGGCAATTAACAAATGCATGTGGATGGTCCAATTTGTGTCCCCACCATTGGACTCCTTTTCTATATCTAAATATTCTTTTTGGAGttgatttaatttttgtagCCGGTTATTTCGTTTGATTAATTGTCAATCAACATACTTTGTACATCTACGAAGCATGTATGCTTTCAATAACTCTACCCTAGTGAATACTTGAATCTAGTATCCTGTGTCTGGAGAAGTGGCAATCCCAATTATTGAACATGAACAATGAAAtttggggtattttgggtaGTTGAATTTGGTATAATGGGGACTACAATTTAGTTAGTTTTTTCATTTTGGAAGTCAAAGTGATGGTTTAATACGCTTTGGTGCACGTGggactaggggtgtacaaagcaaaccgacaaatcgcaccaaactgataaattgagaaaaaaattcgactagtgatttggtttgacttgatttggtgttgagaaaaaaaaacccgatcataattgatttggtttggttctagctaaaaaaaaaagtcaaaccaaaccaaaccgacCCGACATTAcgtgtattcaatttttaaaatatttcatacataaaaatatttatttgtaatgtaatttgtaaatatttgtttataggtctttcttttaaaaatgtACCGTCCTACCTGCAGAGTAAGTGTCACAGACACTCTACTCCTCTCGTATTCTACGTcagggatttcactgggttgttgttgttgttgtaatttgtaaatatttcttaaattttttcatagttttgtgtcttttatcatattattttaagcttgaacttagaattttgaatgccaataagttttatatcccatggatgttagtaactcaaataaagtccaaatcaaaaccaactcaacacttatgctaaaaaaataataattcaatcctaacactaggaatgacagtaatgttggatatctattctttagttttgcataattggtttagagcgtaaaaatacatagctttatttttttctctatcATGTAATTAaaacttattagccgtacttatttaacataacttagtatttagattaaagtcattttctttatggcttattaattagcaatacttattttaaccgattttattatcttttttgttgaatattttaatacgatgtcattacccatctcacattttgtgttattttattaagaaacaccttagttatatagttgtatcttcttgggactaaagaaatatttgaagtaaaagtcatatgttttgtatgaagactttttcgggaaaaaatttgagaaacccgaaaaaaccgaataacccgaaaaaacccgaagttgaaaaacccgaattttcttgatttagtttggtttataaatttaaaaacccaacgcaattggtttggttttaatgaaagatttgaaaaattcgaaccaacccggtccatgtataCCCCTATGTGGGACGTTCCTTTTCTCTAGTCCTACTCAAAAGTGGGAAATTCTTGCAATTTAAAGAGAacaatatttattctcttttactTATTTATACTAAAATATTTTAATCGGGAAACCAGTTATAAATATTCTTGCAAAGATGGAAAACAAAAGggggagaaaaataaagatggCTTTGTATATGGCTAGCAAGGCGGATCTAGAAGCCTGCATATGGGTTTACGGaaatatatttagaaattttattttttttaaatatatttaaatatttaatcgTAAACCCAGCTATTATTGTAGTATTCGCTGTAGAAATTCATACACTATAAATTCTGGACCGCCCCGCTGGCCAGAAAATATTCAGAAGTACAACTTACTATTTCTAAATTTAATTCACACAAAGTTGAGCACTACATTATAATCTTGAATATTCCCCTATTTTGAATTAGAGGAAGTCAAAATGCTAGTCGACTTACAGTGTGAAACTTTATTAATTGAAAATTGGAAACTTGCAAGGTTGGTCCATCTTTTGGGTCTACTATATTGAAGTATGGAGGAGAGTGGAGACGTGTTGCTTTCGTAGACGACTTTGGAAGCAATTCAGTCAACCATAATACACTAGAGTCCAACTAATAAAAATGTTTGGTGAGTTGGTTGTTTAAAACTCTGTACAtcaattttctaaatttttatttCCAGTATTTTTTTTCCGCCCTGTGTCCGCTATCCACATTAGAACCTGACTGTGTTAGAATTCGCACCGCGTAGGGTTTATTTTGGGGAAGTCCTCTCtaccaagaattttttcatatcactgctcgaacccgagacctctgGTTAAGGGAAAAACAATCCCATCCACTGCACCACATCCTTTCATGGTATCAAAATGTGTTAAATGGAGTAACCTAATCAGTCAAGACGTAGTAGACATTTGGCTatagaaatcaaatattttcatctttatttagaattttcgaagttggagttgaatatagagttgtgtttggttatagttttcgCAAAAACTATTTGAGTGTTTGAAtgtattttttctaaaaaactaaaaatatgatttataccttcaatttctaaaaactaGAAAAACCGTCCAACTTGATTAATTTAGCTGAAAGGTACAATCAAATCTGCTCTAGAAGGATAATATCTCATAATAATCACATAGTGTTATAAATTGTATcgcatatatttttttaagtaCAAAAAATTGCTTCACTAATTCAAATATCATGATTAAAATTTACTCTTTTTTAATATATCTAATAAATAAATACTCAATTAGAAAGATCCAACCCGACCTGCCTCAAAAAACCTAAACCGTTGTGGCACACTTGACCAAATTAAAATGGGGTCGTTTttataaaaactaaaaacttagggaaaattttgaaaaaaacaaaagaaaattcaaaaagtgagatggagaaaattgaaaacaggttttgaggtgtttttcaaattataaATACAATTTTAGattgtatttcattttttcattgcCAAACACTGAttcttaaataaaatttaaaaaaaattctcatggccaaacggcttGCTTTTATAACAGATTTCAACTTATTTGAAATTGAAGCACAATTATATTGAAAAATGTATGTCTTCAGAGAGATCATGTTTTTTTATCCGAGATATGTCATAGTTTCGTCCCCTTAAGCAAGTGATTGAACGCATTCCCTTTCCATTTGGGTCAAATGTACTCGTAGCCCATCAAACGAAGTTAAGTCCCATCAAACGAAGTTAAAGTCACTATGGGCTTAACGCTTCCCTCTCCCTTTACTGATAAATGcactggtttttaatttttatcccttacattagtggtctttaatttttggccttcgcctAATACTAGCGTAAGTTTGGGATTCAAACTCCTGCtcaatggagaaaaaaaagagagagacaatttcgcaaggcaaagttttgtGGCAAAGTTAAGCCTATTCAGGCCAAAATTAGGCCGTAAGGCGAGGTACCTCAGGCAGAGTTTGACATGCCTGAAGGCAatactctaccttaaggtagagtttgcagtCTCTACCATAAGGTAGActttcaaactctgcctgaaggCAGAGTTTTCCAGGCAAATTTCTGCCTggaggtagagttttgcaggtAAATCTTTGCTTCGcaaatccaaactctaccttgcgacttttttttaaaaattttttttgactgagtgggAGTTCAAACCTGAAACTAAGGGGTTCtagcgaagggaaaaaattaaagaccaccaatttgaggggcaaaaattaaagaccaccccaaataagGGAAATCCTGCAAATTGCACTTACtgaatccttttttttttttttgcatggatTGACCTTCAaacgcactggtctttaatttttggccctcatgtttgtggtctttaatttttcccctgctacttatttaatgaaaatattcaaATCTACTTCGTAATGCATAATATTTGTAACATTATTATCTTTggaaattgaacttttgccttctCGACATAAATTttgtaggaattaagttatgcaGCATAAGTTGTATAgttattttcaaattatgttgagagttgaaagttttgccttaTCCAGTATAATTGGTGTGGATGTTACCATACATATGCCACCAAAGTTAAACATAAACTATGCCTTGCGAAATCTAAAATTATGCCGATTTTCTGATTATattgagtgttgaaagtttttaCCTTGTCCGACATAATTTATGtggatgttatgatacatatataGAAGTTTAACGTAAACTATGCCTTGCGAAAAATTTCGCCGTTTTCAAATTATGTTGAGTGTCGCAAGTTTTGCCTTGTTCAGCATAATTTGTGTGAAGGTATGATACACGTATCAATGTTAAACGTAAACTATGCCttacaaaatttaaattatggCCTGCAAAAAAtgttgaagggtaaaaattaaatactataaattagaaggacaaaaattaaagaccaccccaaaatgagggcatttgtgcgaatgacccaACTGAatctttcctttcatttttttccgcaggttgtccttcttttggggtggtctttagtttttgtcaCTCAAATTGCtgatcttttatttttgttcttcacttaAAAAGGTGATCGAAAATACCGCGaaattctgggttcgaacctatgctcaataaaaaaaatttcgaaaCAAAAAGTCTCATTTTATGCGGCAAACTTTGCTACCTAAAAGTAAAATTTGCCTTACAAGGTAAAATTTATCGTCTCCGGCATAGGTTCTATGTAACTTCCCCCGAATAGGCACAAATACATAGAAACCTATGCCTcgcgaaattattattattattttcgacTCTGCTAAGTTTCAAACCCAAAATCTCGAAATATTTTCGATCACTTTTTTAAACgaaagtcaaaaattaaaaattcaatcaattttttaagcgaaaggcaaaaattaaagacccctATAGTACGAAAAACAGTCATTAATGAACTTAAAGATAGACACAGAGAAGAGGGATGAGATCCCCATGACACTAAACAAAATCAAAGATatttcatgcataaaatttcttcaaaatctcATATCCAGAAGTAACACTACAAATAGTAAACCTCAAGTAGCTAGTACAATGTTTGCCATGTTATAAAACTATATAATTggaaataaataagataaacaAACTAATAGCTTTGTAGAGAGGAGGGAGAGATTGCATTTCACTTGTTGATGATGTTTCAAATGAGAAGGCAAAGGTCTCTATTTATAGAAGAGTTTTGCCTCTCAATCTTCAACATACAACTTGTACAAGTTGATTTACAATTTGCTACAACTAAGCTACAACTATGATACAACTTACAAGTGCAAGTTGCATTTACACTTTATGAACAAGTGGTACAAGTTACACTTATAATAATACATCCAAATAACAACTAGCTAAGTATTTCATAACACTCCCCATTGAAtgttttattaataaataatatgcctcgttaaaaccttactagaaaaaaaaacCTGTGGGAAAAATtttagtgaaggaaaaagagtacacatatcttgTAACACGCATTGCTAGCTGTCTCCTTAAAAACCTTAACAGAAAAATCCAATGGGATAAAACTTTGGTTAAGGAAAAAGGAGTACAGCGTATATTTTACTCCCTCTGATGGAAACATCAATTAATGTCTCGGAGATGACGCATTTCAATCTTGTATATCAACCTCTTAAATGTTGAAGTTGGCAATGCTTTAGTGAACAAATCAGCTAAATTATCACTTGACCGAATCTGTTGTACGTTGATATCACTATTCTTCTCGAGATCATGTGTGAAGAAATTTTTTGGTGAAATATGTTTCAttctatctccttttatgaATCCCCCCCACAATTGGGCTATGCATGCTGCATTATCTTCATATAAGATCGTGGGTactttgtcacattttaaatcaCATTTTTCTCGAATGAGATGTATCATTCACCTCAGCCACACACATTCTCGGcttgcttcatgaatagctattatcTCAGCATGATTTGATGAAGTAGCTgctgacacccaattttgtcccgcctttcttccaaaatatttatttgtgctTCTAATATTTTTGACAACTTaaagaataattatttattacaATTATTAGCTTTCTATTAATATCGTCGTTATCCAACTGTAGTCATTGcctattatcattattaataatattattattactattattttttattttttctttatatttccATCACTGAATTATAATCGTCATGATCACTTTTAACATCTtacgcatcgcatttattttatacGATTAGACGATAGCATTTACTTACTTTTaaactttataaatattatcgcaCAACTATTACGatatcatataattttatttttattgagtactaataatatatttttatattaagtagTATTTTAGCACGCTTTAATGTATAATTAACTAGAGAGCATCtttcatttaaattttgaaGCCAAAGAAATTAAAGGAAGAAGGAGCATTAAGACTGAAGTCCGGATCAGCCCAATTTCGAGCCCACCAGGTGAAGCCCATTCATCTTTTCCTTTAGCCCAAACCTCAATACATCAGTTAGGTTTCTTGGGTTCTTAATCCCTTATCCAAGGTCAGCAGCCTCTACTACACCTTTTCCACTTCTTCCATTTACAGACAAACTCCATACTTTCCCATCCTAAAAGCAGAACTTGTTTAGCCATTTCGTGCAAGAGAATGCTTTTTTTTTCAAGGACGTCCCTCTCTTCTTTCCTAGTTCGTGCAATGTGGTACAACCCGAGACCTAAAGGAGCTTTACGAAATCTTGTTAGTTTTGGGATAGATGAAGACCAAATCTCTGCATATTTTACCAATCTCGCATCATTTCGGGCAAAAATCTGACCAAATCACGTGAAGGTCACATACCTCCAAAGCCCCAACGTTCGAGTTCAAAGGGCTTTCTTTGACCATGAGTTCGAAATCAGAAATtcaaaatcccgcccaaaaatGTCCCAAATAACCTAGCTTGTAGCTATAAATATCAGCCTTGGGCTTCATTTCAAAGGGGTGGAGCAGCAACTACATCTCACTCTAAACGAAGAACAGCCATTACATATccctaaagaaaaaaaaaaaaaaaaaaaacagccacACATTACTCTAATCTACTCTATTTTACCTTTCTGTTCGAGATTTTTGGTTGCTTTGGAGGTGTGCAAGCTCGACGGCCTTTAAGCGTAGACCCTTAGATCGGGGACCGAAGAACCCCAGTTTGCTGCACTCAAAAAAAGGTCGGCAACTACACCTCTCTTCCtgtcttctttttccttttctttttatgttaaaaaatgTGCTTTCTGTTTGTCTTAAAATATATGTCGTAATCCTGTTTCGAATCATGTCTCAGTGAATACGTATGCTGTGTGTCCTACTTTTAACTGTGTGTGTCCTACTTTTAACTATGTTTGTACCTATTCGTACATTTCAGTAGAAATAGTACATGTTTAAAGGGGATCTCATATAAGGTCTGCTACAAACAAGTTTAG contains these protein-coding regions:
- the LOC132067527 gene encoding uncharacterized protein LOC132067527 produces the protein MSRFVIFFLFFVVAIHIANGLNPRKLDEGESKCGGCPCDKPCNPPSPPPPPPSPPPPPPDLPPPSPPPPKKPPSGYNCPPPPCSDGCGGGGGGGGENVPSSPNSQYIYMTGPPGDLYPVDHNVDGAKRSFSSGFSLLISGFFLGLLLFW